Within Chaetodon auriga isolate fChaAug3 chromosome 7, fChaAug3.hap1, whole genome shotgun sequence, the genomic segment TCACAAATCGTGGTttcaagagaagaaaaatcttTAACAgggaaaaatggaagaaacctcaggaggaggaagagaggagggattCCTCTCTGCAGGATTGGCAGACACACAGTAGAAAGATGTTGAGCAACTTAAGATGTCAGCAGATATGAAGGACCTGAGCCACATGAACTCCTTTCCACTGTGGAGACCTGGAAGGAGGACAAGCGTCATAAACAGTGGCAGCACAGCatccacacaggagagagagtgagagagacaagaTAGCACGCAGActagggagagagggagagaggaggagatgatccAGATCCAAACGtcagccaggagagagagaggacacaggatggtccagcacagagaagcctgagtggacagagaggaggaggaggaggaggaggagcaaaccagggagggacagaggagaaagagagagaccaCGCAGCTCGGCAGCTTGTGGGAAACAGaactaaaaacaacagaaggttACAGAAATGCAGTCTTTATCGGAAAGtttccagtttgtttgttgatttctgGTCAGCAGGACAAACGTGGACTAAAAGTACTAAAGTTAACAGATTCATTGAGACTGAGAACGACCCATCAGAAGAATGACAGGTACAAGGTCTGAGGTATCGAACATCGAAGGATGAGCACTGATTCAAAGTTAAGGGGAATGACTATTTCATGTGAGACAGAAAGGCCTCAACAGAGTCAGATTGTCTGATGTCGACAGGAAGATTATTCcagagaagagggaaaagatAGGAAAAGCAGCCAGCTGACTGTAGCAAGGATGCAGTTAAGAGGACGAACATAGAGTGAAGAGTTTTATGAAGGTGTGCCATGAGCCTCCAGAAAAGCTTCAGAGCTCTTTGGCATCAATTCTCCAAGTCTAACCGTAACCCTTCTGAAGGGATGAACACCGTTCTTCCAACAGATACTCCCTCAGGTATTgattgtggtggtggtggagagctCTGTCCAACATGTTGATCCGACGTTTCCCACAGGTTCTGCTGACTGTGAAAGCCACATCATGTAACTCATTTCCATCTTCTTCACATTGCCCCGTATGGATGAAGCTTATTTTTGTTATCCTGCttatttattcaggttttttcctttattttgtctGCAAATAGGATTTGATCACCATCATATtatacaacattttaaagtaaGCTTGTGCTGTTAAGATAAAAGAACACCGCATGTGCTTGTATATTTAGATGCATGGTTAATCTAAATTAAATaagtacaaagaaaacaaaggctaTTCTAAAGCTAAGGATTAAGGCAGCTCTGCTTTGTCACCCACCTGCAGCTTGCTGAGCTTCACTGCATGCGTCCaagaacacacactcatttaagTAAGTGGCTGCAAGACACCTTTTCCACATGAGCTCAGTGTCTGCTGACTCCTCTCGACTCCAGCTCAAACATACTTTTGTTAAAGCTGTCCTCAGACTGGATTCTTGGCCATCTCATCTCAGGTTGAGTAATACTGAGTCAGCACTGGAGCGACCAAGGTGCACAGTGCACAGTCATCAGCCTGCTGGCCAGGCGTAGCACTAATGACTAGCTCCCTCATTGTCCAACTTCtcattcactccctctctctttgccGGTGACTGTCaccttcccccctcctctctctctctctctctctctctctctctctctctctctctctctctctctctctctctctctctctctctgctcagcccTACAGTGCAGCACTTAAACAAATTCCGTCCTATCTCTGCGAGCGTGCTCTGCAGAGTCAGTCAGTCGGTGTGTGGGAGCCTCTGGGACGTACGGCTTTACAATGAGAAAGGAGAGCAGGTTAATTCGCTGGATCTGGTGGACTGTGGTTGTGATTGCTTTGTTCTTGCTGGGCTTCATCGTAGGTAAGACAACAGACACTCACACTGGACAGGAATGCAAGCCAGTACTCCACAAGTGTATTCTGACTTTAGTATAatagcaatgaaaataatgttaTAGCGGACCATGACAGGTGTATTAAAGGACGTGAAGGCAGTTACTGAAACAACATCAATAGATTCACAAGGTGataaaatcattgttttttagTGAATTTCTGTAGAATTTCTCTCATAAACTATCAAATCTACTCAGCGCTGTGTAAATTCAATCTTGAAGCTGCACTGTTGTGTATGTGAGCTTTCGTTTGTCACTACTCTGACACATTTCACATCTGTCTGCCCGCAGCAGGTTAACACATGCTGTCCAAAACCACGACTTCACTTAACATATAATTCTTACATAATGGGAAGCTTTTGTTAAGATCTAACACAACTGGGCAGTGAGCAACACGTAGATATTATgtctgtttccccctgctttgtCCGACTTGTATAACTGTAATTTGTTCTTGGAGGAGGTCGACTTAATCCCAACATAAACACTGTTGTTGAACtaactgactgtctgtctgtctgtcctgtgtgtgcgGTGTAGGCTGGTTTGCAAAGCccacacatccaaacactgcacacaacAGCGCTTCCAGCAAGTATCTGAGGGACTTTCTGGATGAAATGCAGCCAGACCAGATCAAGGAACATCTCAGGTAAAAATCAGCACTACAACTCACTAAACCTGTCCCGTCCATCAGGACAAGTAATCCAAAGCAAATACACGATGGTTGTCTTTCTGAGGGGTTTCAGCGGGGAAGAAAAATTACCTCAAATCTCACGGGAGACTTCCTTGGAAAGGCAGAAAGTTGAGGAGGACAGCTCAGACACAAGCCATCCACAGGCCAAACTTTTCACTTGCACAGCAACGGCATTCTTGACATTATGCCTATAAAAATACCCCCATCAACTTTAACCTCTTAAATCCTGCCGATCCACCACTGCCTGAGACATTGTAAAATCATGCTGTGAAGCCAGACATTGTTCCAATCCACAGAACTTGACTCTGAAATCCAGTGGAGATCCTTCAGTTTGCAAGGATACCAAATATAAAAAGCATGCCTCTGTACTGTAAACATCATATAGCGTCAATGAAGAGCTGGAACATGCTGAAATAAAAGACACACGAAGGTGTCAGGCAGTCTGGAATAAGACAACAACGTTAACACCTGCTCGAGGggaaataaaagaacaaaacttGGTGTTAAGGGATTAACTGTACTTGTTTTCATAGCATGCTATTAAACTAAGTGTCATAAATATTGGAAAAGTTAGCATGTTATCATGCTGAGCAGGCGTGTTAAACCTGACTTATTTTAAAtcttaaatgctaaatgttagGAGCTAAATGTATTGAGGATTACAATCTCATAGAGTCACAAGTGTGACTTCAAGGCTTTTCTCACAGAAAACACTTTGAGATGTCATagtaggaaaaacacagagtaatgaaggctgaattccatttagctgcttcagtttctggTATTGCTGGTATTACTGatattatatgtatatatacaacAGAGACATAATTAATGTTGTAGGTAACACCTCCGCTTTTCTACTACGacgagtcaaaatgtctgctctgAAAACAGCCTTTTAGACATTTGGATCATGGTGTGTTCAAGTGCAGTTAGACATCAAGAACAACAGCTTTGCACGCAggcattattttatttactttaccTTTTTATTTATAAAATGTTTTAGACACTTTTAGTCACTTTCCCCAGCTATTGTGGACATTAAAGCACTCTCTGGTCTCCAAACCTTTTGCATTCTGTAAGCAGCTGGTAGTCCCACCACTGACTGTCGACATCCTCTCCTCACAGAAAATTTACTCGACTCCCCCACCTGGCTGGCACGGAGCAGAACCTGAGATATGCAGAGCAGATCAGGGAAGAGTGGCTGGAGTTTGGCCTGGACTCAGTGGAGATGGTGCCCTATGACGTCCTGTTGTCCTATCCCAACAAGTCACAGCCCAATTACATCTCGATAACTGATCAGACTGGCAATGAGGtacggtacacacacacacacagaagagacaCAAGATGATCAATTGTGCACGAAATGCACGTCCTGTCAAATCCACACATactgagaaagacaaagaacattAAAGCTGAACAGATAATTTCAACCTCTCTGTAAAAGAATTTTCATTATCGTCTGCTCCCATCATTTTATAGCATTATGGTGGCAGTCATACCCTGTGGGCCAGTTTATAGCACAGCTACCAGTTCTATCATTTTAAATGACCGTTTGCATGCCTTACGGTCAcagtgaaaatcacattttaatgcGTGCCAGTGTCTAATGATTGCCAAACATTTTGTGATACTAGCCCATTTTAGCACTTTAAGCGCTCTCCATTCTCCACAAACACCCTCCTGGTGATTCAAATTTCTAAGGGACTGTGATTTTCTCACGGACACGAACAATAACAGTAATTCAGTCCAAACCGCTGACTACCTCTCAGTCTGTTTGGGGAGATAACAAAGCTGCAGCATGCCCATGGAGATCCAGTGAAAACCACTCCACTTTTCTGCTGTTCATCTTGCCCACAACACTCCAAGACGGCTCATTTGAGTCCAAGGTCCTTTTATAGCCTTGTTGTGACATAAACCTCCGTGTGTCTGTAAGTAGAGATAATGATCAGAGGCGACCATGTGAAAACAGACCTGGGTTTACTGCTTGATACTGCAGCTTGCTGCTCGGATGCATTTTAgctagggctgcaactaatgattgtttcattatggattaatctgaTAACTATGTTCTTTATTGACTGATTGTCTGGTTTGTAAAACCTCAGGAGATAGTGAGATGGCCATCACAATTACCCTTTATGTTGCTTGTTTTACTAAAACTAAACAACTAAAACAAAATCTGTCTCTTACAGAATTATGAATTAAGTATTCACAAGGGATAGCAGCAAGTCCTCACTTTCGACAAACAGGCAGGAAATGTAATGAGGtgaaagtacaatatttcccccTATAATGTAGTGAACTGGAAGTATATATACTCATGTGAAGTGGAAGTACCTTAGATTTGTACTTAAGCACAGaacttgaataaatgtagtttcattctgcagtgacagaactcctctttctctcacaggttTTTAACACTTCCTTAGCTGAGCCAGTTCCAGAGGGGTATGAAGATGTGTCGAACATTGTGCCTCCATACAGTGCGTTCTCTGCCAAAGGACAACCTGaggtacacacatgcacacacacaaacaaccgaATCATACTGACAAGACGACTGTGATGTCgctgcagcagtaaaagtaGTTAACTAATTCTAACCATTATCTACCTCATCCCCACTTATCTGAtgcctcctctttctgtttttctctgcaggggGATTTGGTGTACGTGAACTATGGTCGCACAGAAGACTTCTTCCAGTTAAACAGACAGATGGGCATCAATGTTACTGGGAAGATTGTCATTGTCAGATATGGGAAAATATTCAGAGGCAACAAGGTAGGAAAAGCTTTAAGTCACTTGTTAGAGGATTTCTGAATATCTTAATTAAGAGGGCTTTAAGAGGGCTGCATCTGTGGTTAAATCTACTGGAATCTACTGTGTATAATGATTAATTCACCAAACTGCTGCATTCCAAATTATTGTCTCGCACATCAACTTGCGTACAGCATCAAAATGatccactgctctctctctctctctctctctctctctctctctctctctctctctctctctctctctctctctctccctctctcgctcctgCTCCACCAGGTGAAGAACGCCATCTTAGCCGGAGCAAAGGGGATCATCATGTTCTCAGACCCAGCAGATTACTGTGCAGCTGGAGTCCAGGTAGAGGATTCTGCATCATTTTTGCACTTCTGTGTTCATTTGGGAATTATGAAACTacgtgtgtttgtatgtgtgttgtaCAGCCATTAATACAGAGTGCAattattgctgtgtgtgtgtgtgtgtgtgtgtgtgtgtgtgtgtgtgtgtgtgtgtgtgtgtgtgtgtgcagccttaCCCTGACGGCTGGAACCTACCCGgtggaggagctcagagaggaaatGTTCTCAACCTGAATGGAGCAGGAGACCCACTCACCCCAGGCTACCCCgctaaaggtgtgtgtgtgtgtgtgtgtttatacatgtGTGAgagcctgtgtgagtgtgtacgtgtgtgtgagtttatCTAACACAGTGCTGTCCCCCATCTTACAGAATATACCTACAGATTCAGCCTTGAGGATGGGGTGGGACTTCCCAAGATTCCTGTGCATCCGATTGGCTACCATGATGCAATTCACCTGCTGAAGTAAGAgtttgctttcttcttttcttttccacacGTTTTGTTTCATATAGTAAATGCAATCATTCAGAGAAGGCTGTTTtaacaatgttaacatgcagaCGATCAGGTAGTGCtgagtttattttaacatgtgAGGATGCTTATATTTGGGAGTtagcacaaagtacagctgcagctgaaggggATGTCATCAATTTGAAGGTGTGTAGTCATAAAGTCAAACACTGATGGTAGATGAAAAGTCTGAGCATCACCAAAATTGTAACAATTCAACGTGTTGGAGGCTTGAATATATTTGTAAAATTTGATGCAGAttcatccagtagttgttgagctatttcactctatttatttatattttatttattttttgttgtccCTCAATGAAAtgagcagctgatttgcattatTTACATCATATGTGAATTATTTACCATTCAACAGGAACATGGGAGGACAGATTCCACCCAACAACTGGAAAGGAGCTCTGAACGTCTCCTACAGGCTTGGTCCAGGCTTTACGGATAACTTCAAGAGCCAGTAAGCCATGATTCTGCCATCCACCTACTTCTTTTGTCCACAATgaacctctctcctctcttgtgtttttgtgtttgaatagtctctctcctcttgttgCTCATTTTTTCTTGCCCATCTTTAATGACCTTGTGGCAAGTAGCCAAATGAAGCACAATGGAGGCCCTTGTAGCTCCTGTttgtgagagagacacacattaacatccacacacatacaagctaCTACAGGCTTAGTAAGCATGTAGTATGTACCCATATGCACCAACAGTAATTAGGTAGTTGTGCTTTTGAACAACAGGGTTGAATGAGAGGCTTgaatctctctgctctgtcctcctcttgtctgttctctctttctctgccctggattataaaaacaaaaagaaaaacactcttGTGTGAATGTTCGaacattttccttctttctttttctcaaattctctttctctgtatcCCCCCTACTttaatctgtctgtctcaggaAGGTGCGTATGAACATCCACACTGACAACCGTGTAACCCGGATCTACAACGTCATTGGCAGGATTAGAGGAGCTCTGGAGCCAGGTACAGGCCAACATGATCCCATCCTTCATTAAAGCTTTCAgcaacattttacacacaacCAACACATGCAAGTAACATTAGTAATGGCATCGTGGACACCAGCGTTGATGTAAGCATAATAACAGGTGTGTGTACGCACAGACAGGTATGTGATTCTGGGAGGGCATCGGGATGCCTGGGTGTTTGGAGGAATTGATCCCATGTCCGGTGCTGCAGTTGTCCATGAAACTGTCAGGAGCGCCGGCAGGCTGCTCAGCAAAGGTACGTCTCTGCAATGAGAAGCAGAATCAGAATCtgaattcctttattgatccccgaggggaaatgtgtgagtgagtgagtgagtgagtgagtgagtgagtgagtgagtgactgagtgactgagtaATGGTGTCCATAGTCaggactcagtgtgtgtgttactcatgTTGTAGGGACATAAATGTGCTAAATAGTCACTGTAATGTCCCCGAAAGTGATGgaatatgactgtgtgtgtgtgtgtgtgtgtgtgtgtgtgtgtgtgtgtaggctggAGGCCTCGGAGGACTATAATATTTGCCAGCTGGGATGCTGAGGAGTTTGGACTCCTGGGATCTACTGAATGGGCAGAGGTACGCACACAGCCACCCATACCTATACCTAAGTCTGAACCTTCGAGCGGCCCTTTGAAGTTGAAAACTGTTCAacatgtcctcactttccaaaagtCCTGACCCAAAACCCATCTCAACAGGATAACGccaagctgctgcaggagagagcTGTGGCCTACATCAACGCAGACTCTGCCATCGAGGGTGAGCGTGTTTGTGTACAGCTCATCATTCTCAGTAGATTAAAGACAGTGCTGAGGGTGAACTAGTTTTGATGTGGCTCATGGGTTTGGTGAATGTATCTGCTTGGATTCCAGGCATGTACACGCTGAGAGTTGACTGCACTCCGTCTCTGCACACTTTGGTGTACGACCTCACCAAGCAGGTGagctgatcacacacacaaatggaatGATGCACCGCAAACTGATATGAgttaattaattttcttttatgTTCACTCTTACACTTCACTCCTGTCATTCCCTCCCCGTCTGTCCCTCTaacatgtctctctctctttctttgtctttcgcTCATGTTTGCATGTAGATAACCAGtccagaggagggagaggagggagtttCTCTGTATGAGAGCTGGCATAAGAGGGACAACTGGACGAATGATCGTGATGCACCCAGGTACGTTCAGCAGCCACAGGAGGAATGCAGCAGGGTCACAGCTGAGGATTACTAATTCTTCAATGTGGCTGTTagagaaatgctgcagtttGGAAACACTTTGCGAGGATGAATGCAGGCTATTAAAAACCCTTTACTCTGCCatcttgtgtctctttgtggccATGTGTTGGGTTTAAAACAAGCTTCGAATGGAAGATGTATTGGTCAGTCTTAGCTACTCAATGAAACAAGTCAGTGAATCAGTGTGTCCTGCCCTCTTGTGTACTGTAGGATCAGTAAACTCGGGTCAGGCAGTGATTTTGAGGCCTATTTTATCCGTCTGGGAATTGCTGCAGGCAGAGCAAGATACACCAAGAACAAGGTGAGAAACGCTGCACTGACAGATGAATCCGCAGCAGCATTATGACTGTTAAAATATTACTGCATGTGCTTGAttatatctttgtgtgtgtgcccgttTATACTGTGAGCATACAACGCAGTGCATGTCCAGACTTTGAGTGTTACAGGGAGGAGGTTTCTGTCCTGATTTAAGGGTTGAGTTAAGGTTGGAGCACACTTAAGTAGAATGTGAGGGACGTATCTTTATGGTAAAGCTTACTGTGGGCCTCCATGGACTCAGTGTAATCAGTGAAATGTcctgactgcgtgtgtgtgtgtgtgtgtgcgtgtgtgtgtgtgtgtgtgttcagaaaaCAGAGCGGTACAGCAGCTATCCAGTCTATCACAGTGTGTACGAAACCTTCGAGATAGTGGAGAAGTTTTACGACCCTTCCTTCAAGAGGCTTCGGGCGGTGGCCCAGGTGAGAGGAGGCCTCATCTTCCAATTGGCTGATTCCCAGCTCCTCCCGCTTGATGCCAACCAGTACGCAGACTCACTGGGGAAATACGCACAGAGCATCGCACAGCTGGCACAGAGGCACCCAGACGAGATGAAGGTGTACGGGGTGTCGTTCGGTGAGTTGATTTTGGTCATGGTGGGCTTCATGTGGCGCCAGCCTGCGAACATTTCCAAgaatgtctctgtgtttttttgcctGTATTTCCAGATtccttgttttctgctgtggagAACTTCACTGTTGCAGCCAGGGACTTCCATGAGCGCCTGCAGGCTGTCAACACAGCAGAGTGAGATTGTgtttaacatttcaaacattttaggAGTCCAAACAAGAGTGCACATTAATTGCTGTGAATGCGGCACAGTTAGCCAAAAGTCAGTTTTTCAGCTACAGCCCCCGGACAGaaacatcatcagcatcaacaaTTTGTTGAattggattgcattagattGTGCAGGTGTACCTAACAAAGTGGCCACTCTTTGTACGTTCAGTCTagtcgagtgtgtgtgtaaaagtgtgtgtcGAATGTGTGTTTATCAGCCCTCTGCAGGTACGTGTCATGAATGATCAGCTCATGTATTTGGAGAGAGCTTTCATAGACCCCCTGGGCTTACCTGGCAGACCCTTCTACAGgttagtcacacacactcactctctctctctctctctctctctctctcacacacacacacacacacacacacacacacacacacaaacacacacacacatatgcaattTCCATTTGATTTACAGGCTTTTGCAGGAATGTCATCAATGCCAAGCATTTCAGCACTGAACAGCACTGCGCTCTGTATGTGACTTTGAATGGTCTGTAAGATTTAAGTCAGAATCAGTGGATTCATAACAGTTAAGTCataaaatattttctcattGCATGTCTTTACACTTACACCTGTAGCTCTGCCATATTCTCACAGCTAATGTTAGTTCATGTACATACATTTCACTCTTGGATGCACTGGCTCATGCACGCATGATAACAGCATCTCCCTACCACAATCTTATCTTTATTCTACTTTTAGAGGCCTCAAGAGGAAAAATTACTCTGCATTGTATTGAGAAAATGGCAAAGattataaaaatctgaaaaataactaGAATTTTGCCTTTTCATAGCGGTCATTTTGAAGTCTTGTCGagtaaagcacaggtgttactgaccatgaacattaacaatggctctttTGTAGTACATCAGTAAACATGAACAATGCCAGGaccctgaagctgaagcagctcaacggaattcagccatcactaATTTTATTATTTAGGCTACATGagtgcttttcctactgtgacagCGTTTCAATGGGCTTCACAGACTGTTCAGGCCTGCATATTGTCCACAGTGTTCATTTATTGAAAGCCCATTATCTCTCATACGCTCTCACCCACTTTTAATTCAAGTGTATGCAGCTGACGCAAAGCAGACTGTGGAACGGGCTTGATTATCACATGAGAGGTGAATGCATGAAGGTTCTGCAGCTCAACACTGCGGTCTTGTTTACCTCTGAGGGTGACCTTAGACGAATTCCTACAtgggctgcagacacacaccacagctGATTTTTACATTCTCTAACGTGACACTCTCCCCGCTCTATTCCAGGCATGTGATTTTTGCTCCCAGCAGCCATAATAAATATGCAGGGGAGTCTTTTCCCGGGATCTACGATGCATTGTTTGACATTGAGAACTCAGCTGACCCAGAGAAGTCCTGGGAGGAAGTCAAGCGTCAAATCAGCATTGCAGCATTCACCGTTCACGCTGCTGCCACAACGCTAACGCCACCTGCATGAAGCAAACTCTAAAGCAATGCCATTGAGCTATCAATCGATTGACAATTACAAAGGCGGGATGTGAAGAGAGGAAATACACCACCTGCAGCTCGGACAGAAATGGATGATCCCTGTTTTCTGAACCAGCCACGTGAAGGTCCAGAGCTCAGTATTGCAGTGAATCTCCAAATCACACCTCTGGAAGTTAGAGCACTGGCTCTttgctcttctgtgttttgatgtgtgttttgttatgttgtgtcagtgaagaaataattatgttttaatggttttttgttgtttgagttTTGTAATAATACTCTCTAGCCACAAGGGAGCCAAATAAAATCAATCCACCCTTTACACACGGGCAGAAAACAACTGATACTTCGTCCATGCAAGACGACAGATACAGAACTTTTTTCAAGTTCTGTTTACGTTCATGTTggtatttttaataaattac encodes:
- the naalad2 gene encoding N-acetylated-alpha-linked acidic dipeptidase 2, whose translation is MRKESRLIRWIWWTVVVIALFLLGFIVGWFAKPTHPNTAHNSASSKYLRDFLDEMQPDQIKEHLRKFTRLPHLAGTEQNLRYAEQIREEWLEFGLDSVEMVPYDVLLSYPNKSQPNYISITDQTGNEVFNTSLAEPVPEGYEDVSNIVPPYSAFSAKGQPEGDLVYVNYGRTEDFFQLNRQMGINVTGKIVIVRYGKIFRGNKVKNAILAGAKGIIMFSDPADYCAAGVQPYPDGWNLPGGGAQRGNVLNLNGAGDPLTPGYPAKEYTYRFSLEDGVGLPKIPVHPIGYHDAIHLLKNMGGQIPPNNWKGALNVSYRLGPGFTDNFKSQKVRMNIHTDNRVTRIYNVIGRIRGALEPDRYVILGGHRDAWVFGGIDPMSGAAVVHETVRSAGRLLSKGWRPRRTIIFASWDAEEFGLLGSTEWAEDNAKLLQERAVAYINADSAIEGMYTLRVDCTPSLHTLVYDLTKQITSPEEGEEGVSLYESWHKRDNWTNDRDAPRISKLGSGSDFEAYFIRLGIAAGRARYTKNKKTERYSSYPVYHSVYETFEIVEKFYDPSFKRLRAVAQVRGGLIFQLADSQLLPLDANQYADSLGKYAQSIAQLAQRHPDEMKVYGVSFDSLFSAVENFTVAARDFHERLQAVNTADPLQVRVMNDQLMYLERAFIDPLGLPGRPFYRHVIFAPSSHNKYAGESFPGIYDALFDIENSADPEKSWEEVKRQISIAAFTVHAAATTLTPPA